A section of the Streptomyces sp. V3I8 genome encodes:
- a CDS encoding NADP-dependent oxidoreductase — protein sequence MKRLEYDRYGGPEVMRLAEFEPPRPGPDEVLVRVRAAASNPLDWKMRNGEMKLMTGRSFPRAMGHDFAGVVEAVGAGVTRLKAGDAVLGQARFRQAGAFAEMVTAPEKVVVLKPVDLSYEQAAALPTVGVTAYQATAEIRPGQAVFVNGCLGGVGRAAAQFARARGASVAGSCRNPAADEAHELGVEPVVGFGFDPAALAERFDLVLDTPGMLPFAAARTLLKPGGTIIDIIPTPAKMIRSALPGPFRVMMARPVTADLEEVARTLRLPIARTVPLAEAIPALTELEREQRPKGGKLVIAMAGS from the coding sequence GTGAAGCGCCTTGAATACGACCGCTACGGCGGCCCGGAGGTGATGCGGCTCGCTGAGTTCGAGCCACCACGCCCGGGTCCGGATGAGGTTCTCGTCCGCGTCCGAGCGGCGGCTTCCAACCCGCTGGACTGGAAGATGCGCAACGGCGAGATGAAGCTGATGACCGGCCGCTCCTTTCCCCGGGCGATGGGGCACGACTTCGCCGGAGTCGTCGAGGCGGTCGGCGCCGGCGTCACCCGCCTGAAGGCCGGCGACGCGGTACTCGGCCAGGCTCGGTTCCGGCAGGCGGGGGCGTTCGCCGAGATGGTGACGGCCCCGGAGAAGGTGGTCGTGCTCAAACCGGTGGACCTTTCGTACGAGCAGGCCGCCGCCCTGCCGACCGTGGGCGTGACCGCCTATCAGGCCACGGCGGAGATCCGGCCCGGGCAGGCGGTCTTCGTCAACGGGTGCCTGGGCGGGGTGGGCCGGGCCGCCGCCCAGTTCGCCCGGGCACGGGGAGCCTCGGTCGCCGGCAGCTGCCGCAACCCTGCGGCCGACGAGGCCCACGAGCTCGGCGTCGAGCCCGTCGTAGGTTTCGGCTTCGACCCGGCTGCCCTCGCGGAACGGTTCGATCTCGTCCTCGACACGCCCGGCATGCTTCCCTTCGCCGCGGCCCGAACGCTGCTGAAGCCCGGCGGAACCATCATCGACATCATCCCGACCCCGGCCAAAATGATCAGAAGCGCACTGCCCGGCCCGTTCCGGGTGATGATGGCCCGGCCGGTGACCGCCGACCTGGAGGAGGTGGCCCGAACCCTGCGCCTGCCCATCGCCCGTACGGTCCCGTTGGCCGAGGCGATTCCCGCCCTGACGGAGCTGGAGCGCGAGCAGCGCCCGAAGGGCGGCAAACTGGTCATCGCCATGGCCGGAAGCTAA
- a CDS encoding cupin domain-containing protein, with translation MAKVNIVRPGEGEILGSGAQQIRILENGEHTDHRLGFAEVTIPPGTPSPLQHRHAQHDEGFYVLAGTFRFTVGEDHYDAGPGTWVIVPTGAPHTFANVGDENAVMLNTFTPDLYVQYFRDFKAMIDSGQPVNAETMQPLWKNYATEISNEYAS, from the coding sequence GTGGCGAAGGTAAACATCGTCCGCCCCGGTGAAGGCGAGATCCTCGGCAGCGGGGCGCAGCAGATCCGCATCCTGGAGAACGGCGAACACACCGACCACCGGCTGGGGTTCGCCGAGGTCACCATTCCGCCGGGCACCCCGAGCCCGTTGCAGCATCGCCACGCCCAGCATGACGAGGGCTTCTATGTGCTGGCGGGAACTTTCCGGTTCACCGTCGGCGAGGACCACTACGACGCCGGGCCGGGCACCTGGGTCATCGTGCCGACCGGGGCGCCGCACACGTTCGCCAACGTCGGCGACGAGAACGCGGTCATGCTGAACACCTTCACGCCGGATCTGTATGTGCAGTACTTCCGTGACTTCAAGGCCATGATCGATTCCGGGCAGCCGGTCAACGCCGAGACCATGCAACCGCTCTGGAAGAACTACGCCACCGAGATCTCGAACGAATACGCCTCGTGA
- a CDS encoding LuxR family transcriptional regulator translates to MSHEATRTDSDHQADHRTEHPGGEPPQAPAGPSPTPAELDQGLLLLRDGPVADAYNLLLLTSTALRTADPALARTACVHAMLAAWAAGDRDGYHRALDDLCAPTGPAGPADALWRGYRDGMRCVVDGDFARAKELLRPVLGVLTTRTGLPGLMSAGTIALMLGDLATARQLLGTALATARADRATALVPRILEHLAYAELREGSYHQARVHAEAGLAAVGEDGQRNVAAGLSAVLALAASIAGRPATVATHAQAALRVAHAHGLRQTSTLAEWAQARADLGHGNADHAAARLAPLVHAGPRQGHFGLWVMAVPCYVESAVLAGHDVDAQDMIDQYAVWAAMGADPQAPALLSRCRALVAGDGRSEELFTEALARHEKVNGPYEHARTHLAYGMWLRRRRRPGEARTQLRDAVLGFERSGADVWTEHARAELRAAGETPAAAPEPGPLNLLTPQQLRIARCVAEGATNREVARQLSISTRTVEYHLRNVFTHLGVRSRVALTRLLTD, encoded by the coding sequence GTGAGCCATGAAGCAACTCGGACGGACTCCGACCACCAGGCCGACCACCGGACCGAACACCCCGGCGGCGAGCCACCGCAGGCGCCCGCCGGTCCGTCCCCGACACCCGCCGAGCTGGACCAAGGGCTCCTGCTGCTGCGGGACGGCCCGGTCGCCGACGCGTACAACCTGCTCCTGCTCACCTCCACGGCCCTGCGTACCGCCGACCCGGCCCTGGCGCGCACCGCCTGCGTGCACGCCATGCTCGCCGCCTGGGCGGCCGGCGACCGCGACGGGTACCACAGGGCCCTCGACGACCTGTGCGCCCCCACCGGCCCGGCCGGCCCGGCCGACGCCCTCTGGCGCGGCTACCGCGACGGGATGCGCTGCGTGGTCGACGGGGACTTCGCCCGTGCCAAGGAGCTGCTGCGTCCCGTGCTCGGCGTGCTGACGACGCGGACCGGACTGCCGGGCCTGATGTCGGCCGGCACGATCGCGCTCATGCTGGGCGACCTCGCGACAGCACGCCAGCTGCTCGGCACCGCGCTGGCCACCGCCCGCGCCGACAGGGCGACGGCCCTCGTGCCGCGCATCCTGGAGCATCTGGCGTACGCCGAACTGCGTGAGGGCAGCTACCACCAGGCCCGCGTACACGCCGAGGCCGGTCTGGCGGCGGTCGGCGAAGACGGGCAGCGGAACGTGGCGGCCGGTCTGTCGGCCGTGCTCGCGCTGGCGGCCTCGATCGCGGGCCGGCCGGCGACCGTCGCCACGCACGCCCAGGCGGCCCTGCGCGTCGCCCACGCCCACGGACTGCGCCAGACGAGCACCCTCGCCGAGTGGGCGCAGGCCCGCGCCGACCTCGGGCACGGCAACGCCGACCACGCCGCGGCCCGGCTCGCTCCGCTCGTCCACGCAGGTCCGCGCCAGGGCCATTTCGGCCTGTGGGTGATGGCGGTGCCCTGCTACGTCGAGTCCGCGGTGCTCGCGGGCCACGACGTCGACGCGCAGGACATGATCGACCAGTACGCCGTGTGGGCGGCCATGGGCGCCGACCCGCAGGCCCCGGCGCTGCTGTCGCGCTGCCGGGCGCTGGTGGCGGGCGACGGGCGGAGCGAGGAACTGTTCACCGAGGCCCTGGCGCGGCACGAGAAGGTCAACGGCCCCTACGAGCACGCCCGGACCCATCTCGCCTACGGCATGTGGCTGCGGCGCAGGCGCCGCCCCGGTGAGGCCAGGACGCAACTGCGCGACGCCGTGCTGGGGTTCGAGCGGAGCGGCGCGGACGTGTGGACCGAGCACGCCCGCGCGGAACTGCGCGCCGCGGGGGAGACGCCCGCCGCCGCCCCCGAACCCGGACCGCTGAACCTGCTCACCCCGCAGCAGTTGCGCATCGCCCGCTGCGTCGCCGAGGGCGCCACGAACCGCGAGGTGGCCCGGCAGCTGTCCATCAGCACGCGCACGGTCGAGTACCACCTGCGGAACGTCTTCACCCACCTGGGAGTACGCTCCCGGGTCGCCCTCACCCGGCTCCTCACGGACTAA